The following are encoded in a window of Mycobacterium vicinigordonae genomic DNA:
- a CDS encoding TetR/AcrR family transcriptional regulator, which yields MAKQPRARAASSSARPRRRLPNDERRERILEAARKAFGQASRPSQLSTIREIAAAGKMSEGTIYNYFTSKEELFFAAIVEPVLASMREANMDQMIESDPAGEGGRTTAEHFIASVTETWSGSLPILSLLLGDRKLASRFYEEAFASSLDQLSASIDDHRGGRSMGFGGWMAARVIVGGCLMLALELELGKGKLDKDELAREMSSMLYQGLSGFFDPVGASPNGEAQAASPGSSADGAG from the coding sequence ATGGCGAAACAACCCAGAGCCCGCGCCGCGTCCAGTTCGGCACGACCACGCCGGCGCCTGCCTAACGACGAACGCCGTGAACGCATTCTCGAGGCTGCGCGCAAAGCGTTCGGCCAGGCCTCGCGACCGAGTCAGCTTTCGACAATTCGGGAGATCGCGGCGGCCGGCAAGATGAGTGAAGGCACCATCTACAACTACTTCACCAGCAAGGAAGAGCTGTTCTTTGCCGCCATAGTGGAGCCGGTGCTTGCGTCGATGCGCGAGGCGAACATGGATCAGATGATCGAGTCTGATCCCGCCGGAGAGGGCGGTCGCACTACCGCGGAACACTTCATCGCCTCGGTGACCGAAACGTGGAGTGGGTCGCTGCCGATATTGAGCCTTCTGCTCGGCGACCGGAAACTGGCGTCACGGTTCTACGAGGAGGCCTTCGCATCGTCGCTCGACCAACTCAGTGCGAGCATCGACGATCACCGCGGTGGCCGGTCAATGGGTTTTGGCGGATGGATGGCAGCGCGGGTGATCGTCGGTGGGTGCCTGATGTTGGCGCTCGAACTCGAACTAGGTAAGGGCAAGCTGGACAAGGACGAGCTGGCTCGCGAGATGTCCAGCATGCTCTACCAGGGCCTGTCCGGGTTCTTCGATCCCGTTGGGGCGAGCCCAAACGGCGAGGCGCAGGCCGCATCGCCAGGCTCCTCCGCCGATGGAGCCGGGTGA